From a single Gimesia fumaroli genomic region:
- a CDS encoding PQQ-binding-like beta-propeller repeat protein has protein sequence MRSKRLLNLTVCLLFTFWVAQVDAAIFSGIITSLSESQKQVTIKSTQGKEKSFSIPDSASSTFNGKKSQFDQFKVGQRATVFTTASGTITRLSVREVLASKSSSTVSRPKKEMKAKQKTDVGTPSPLAQGWTQFRGPQRANISTEPGLIKDWNQSPPKLLWTARGLGEGYSSVSLSGNLVFTMGTKANEEVVIAIDVNTGEIVWTQPNGAIFKDGQGNGPRSTPTVDGDVLYVLGASGDLSRMSTREGNVEWTKNILQDFGASNIVWGISESPLIDGEKLICSPGGQGATMVALNKQNGSPIWKAAVPGNPKAAYSSPIKVTVGGVQQYVNFTHDGIMGVEAQTGTPLWGNNRAANKTANCSAPIFFPGSNSIFYASGYGTGGALLRLTAAQNRVSAQLGFFTPDMKNHHGGMVQVDGFLYGSSDPGVLTCINLRDGQTVWQNRSVGKGALTCADGHIYMRSEKGPIALVEVNPKSYVEKGQFDQPERSGKPAWPHPVVADGKLFLRDQDLLLCYDVKAN, from the coding sequence ATGCGATCAAAGCGTCTTTTAAATCTGACTGTCTGTCTGTTATTCACATTTTGGGTGGCACAGGTTGATGCAGCCATTTTCAGTGGCATCATCACTTCACTTTCCGAGTCACAAAAACAGGTCACAATCAAATCGACTCAGGGGAAAGAAAAAAGTTTTTCGATTCCGGATTCTGCGTCTTCTACGTTCAACGGAAAGAAGTCTCAGTTTGATCAGTTCAAGGTTGGTCAGCGGGCAACCGTTTTTACAACCGCATCCGGAACGATTACGCGGCTTTCCGTCCGAGAAGTTCTGGCTTCCAAATCCAGCAGCACGGTGAGTCGGCCCAAAAAAGAGATGAAAGCCAAACAAAAAACGGATGTGGGAACTCCGTCTCCTCTTGCTCAGGGATGGACTCAGTTTCGTGGTCCGCAACGTGCCAATATTTCGACTGAGCCTGGCTTGATCAAAGACTGGAATCAAAGCCCGCCAAAACTGCTTTGGACCGCCCGCGGTTTAGGTGAGGGGTATTCTTCGGTCTCTCTCAGCGGGAATCTGGTGTTTACGATGGGGACCAAAGCGAATGAAGAAGTCGTGATCGCCATTGATGTAAATACGGGTGAAATTGTCTGGACTCAGCCTAATGGGGCGATATTCAAAGATGGACAGGGAAATGGCCCGCGTTCGACTCCCACAGTTGATGGCGATGTGTTGTATGTGCTGGGGGCAAGTGGAGACCTTTCCCGAATGTCGACCAGAGAGGGAAATGTAGAATGGACCAAAAATATCCTACAGGATTTTGGCGCCAGTAATATTGTCTGGGGGATCAGTGAATCTCCCCTGATCGATGGTGAGAAATTGATTTGCTCTCCCGGCGGGCAAGGTGCCACCATGGTGGCCCTCAATAAGCAGAATGGAAGTCCCATCTGGAAGGCGGCTGTTCCCGGAAACCCGAAAGCAGCTTACTCCTCTCCGATTAAGGTGACAGTGGGGGGCGTGCAGCAGTATGTGAATTTTACCCATGATGGCATTATGGGCGTTGAGGCGCAAACCGGGACACCACTCTGGGGGAATAATCGGGCAGCGAATAAAACGGCCAACTGTTCTGCACCGATCTTTTTTCCAGGCAGTAACTCGATTTTTTATGCATCCGGTTATGGTACGGGGGGAGCCCTGCTCCGTTTGACGGCGGCCCAAAATCGGGTGTCTGCTCAGTTAGGTTTCTTTACACCGGATATGAAAAACCATCATGGAGGCATGGTTCAGGTCGATGGATTCCTGTATGGGTCCAGTGATCCTGGCGTGCTGACCTGCATTAATCTGAGAGATGGTCAGACCGTCTGGCAGAATCGATCAGTCGGAAAAGGCGCCCTGACTTGTGCCGACGGCCATATTTATATGCGGAGTGAGAAAGGGCCCATCGCACTGGTGGAAGTGAATCCCAAGTCATATGTGGAAAAGGGACAGTTCGACCAACCCGAGCGGAGCGGCAAGCCCGCCTGGCCTCACCCGGTTGTCGCAGATGGAAAGCTTTTCTTACGAGATCAGGATTTACTGTTGTGTTATGATGTCAAAGCAAACTAA
- a CDS encoding S1C family serine protease, with translation MAPEQQSLRYDTPARKSSITQKWLILILIVLIGLMTFELFSRKLRQSTSRIPIRADLTQSERRTIELFHESSPSVVHIRTAEFALEADQFSMNLQKTPQGSGTGFIWDRLGHIVTNFHVIQKADEATVTLADNTIWKAKLVGFLPSKDLAVLKINAPSERLKPIKVGYSADLQVGQTVLAIGNPFGLDQSLTTGIISGLGREIISATGQSIRDVIQTDASINPGNSGGPLLDSSGHLIGVNTAIYSSSHVYAGIGYAVPVDLISRFVPQLIRYGLIQIPSLNFTGLDDFVTRKLKSDKLLPQDAQGVMVRDVMPGGAADLAGLQAIRLDQSGNVILGDLIMQLDNMPITNANDLLDALEAHKVGDEVPLIVLRNNKKMKLTAKLQEWKNDR, from the coding sequence ATGGCTCCAGAACAACAGTCACTACGCTATGACACTCCTGCGAGAAAGTCTTCGATTACTCAGAAATGGCTCATTCTGATACTCATTGTCCTGATTGGTCTCATGACATTTGAGTTATTCAGCCGTAAATTGAGACAATCGACGTCTCGCATTCCCATAAGGGCAGATCTGACCCAGTCCGAACGCAGGACGATTGAATTATTTCACGAATCGTCGCCCTCGGTGGTCCATATTCGGACAGCCGAGTTTGCGTTGGAAGCCGATCAATTTAGTATGAATCTGCAAAAAACGCCTCAAGGCTCAGGAACCGGTTTTATCTGGGATCGCCTGGGGCATATTGTGACGAACTTCCATGTGATTCAAAAAGCCGATGAAGCGACGGTCACATTAGCAGACAATACCATCTGGAAAGCCAAGTTGGTGGGTTTTTTGCCTTCCAAGGATCTGGCAGTGCTAAAAATTAATGCGCCCAGCGAACGTCTCAAGCCGATTAAGGTGGGGTATTCTGCTGATCTTCAGGTGGGGCAGACCGTCCTGGCAATTGGGAATCCATTTGGTCTGGATCAATCTCTGACCACAGGAATCATCAGTGGACTGGGGCGAGAAATCATTTCTGCAACGGGCCAGTCGATACGGGATGTGATTCAGACGGATGCTTCGATTAATCCTGGCAATTCGGGAGGCCCTTTACTCGACAGCTCGGGGCATTTAATTGGGGTGAATACTGCCATATACAGCTCGTCCCATGTCTATGCTGGAATTGGCTATGCCGTTCCCGTGGACCTGATCAGCCGCTTTGTTCCTCAACTTATTCGCTATGGGCTGATTCAGATTCCGAGTTTGAATTTTACAGGCCTTGATGACTTTGTCACCCGCAAGCTGAAAAGCGATAAGCTCTTGCCCCAGGATGCTCAGGGAGTCATGGTGCGGGATGTGATGCCCGGAGGAGCCGCTGACCTGGCAGGCTTACAGGCAATTCGACTAGACCAGTCTGGGAATGTGATTCTGGGAGACCTGATCATGCAACTGGATAATATGCCCATCACAAATGCGAATGACTTACTTGATGCTCTCGAAGCCCATAAAGTGGGAGACGAAGTGCCCCTGATTGTTTTGCGCAATAATAAAAAAATGAAATTAACGGCAAAACTGCAAGAGTGGAAAAACGACCGATAA
- a CDS encoding RidA family protein produces the protein MSQTPEELIQELGHTLPSPPAAVGSYIPVTQFGNTIVTSGQLPFIGTELMFKGKIGEHLHEDDGSNAACLCLLNALAQIKSITGELSKINKVIRLEGYVHSAPGFDRQPYILNAASKLLTDVLGDKGKHTRVALGISEMPLNAAVQIALWVEVSP, from the coding sequence ATGAGCCAGACACCAGAAGAACTCATACAGGAACTGGGACATACTTTACCATCTCCTCCCGCTGCGGTGGGATCATACATTCCCGTGACACAGTTTGGGAATACAATTGTCACCAGCGGCCAGCTCCCGTTTATTGGTACCGAGTTGATGTTTAAAGGAAAAATTGGTGAACATCTTCATGAAGACGACGGTTCCAATGCAGCCTGCCTGTGTCTGTTGAATGCCCTGGCTCAGATAAAGTCAATCACTGGTGAGCTCTCCAAGATCAACAAAGTCATTCGTTTAGAAGGATATGTCCACTCAGCGCCCGGATTCGATCGACAGCCTTATATCTTAAACGCAGCATCAAAGCTCTTAACTGACGTTTTGGGAGATAAAGGAAAACATACACGTGTTGCGCTGGGAATTTCAGAAATGCCTCTGAACGCTGCCGTTCAAATCGCACTCTGGGTTGAAGTCTCGCCCTAA
- a CDS encoding sigma 54-interacting transcriptional regulator, whose product MPPIGIIYTADSQLQSALKTDLENNINQCFQTASNLFELERCLQQNTSPAVLYLDLRTSESPSDYDYRKDVLNYLTESCPYPLKLVSVIDQFLPLDLAESASFLTDAFLEYPPEPEEVSTLARELEAIEAVKKPASLPDSRQIYANDRHVTTYTPAMLPIIDQISKIAKHNVTLLLVGETGTGKTTLASMIHELSPRNTEPFQNIACGALPSDLIESELFGHLRGSFTGAERSKIGRFEAAGKGTLLLDEIDILSAKDQAKLLKVIETGQFEPVGSTESRKSEARLIVAANVELDELTRKNKFRSDLYYRLNVLQFRLPALRERPNDIIPLSLQFIKECCEQHAVGINKVHLKVLRMLKQYQWPGNLRELKNQIQRAVLFSNHGELTTDEFSPEILQQTMSLPDKSLHSAQENKTLADQVAMNEMHLLQKSLSENGYRKTATAKALGISRVGLYKKMRKYGMLEQKKPASQNKLHAES is encoded by the coding sequence ATGCCCCCTATCGGAATTATTTATACGGCAGATTCTCAATTGCAGTCTGCTCTCAAAACCGATCTGGAAAACAATATCAACCAATGCTTCCAAACGGCCTCAAACCTTTTTGAACTGGAAAGATGTTTACAGCAGAATACATCACCGGCTGTATTATATCTGGACCTGAGAACGTCCGAATCACCTTCAGATTATGACTATCGAAAAGACGTTCTGAACTATTTAACAGAATCCTGCCCCTACCCGCTCAAGCTCGTCTCAGTGATTGATCAATTCCTACCACTGGACCTGGCAGAGTCTGCTTCATTTTTAACTGATGCATTCCTGGAATACCCACCTGAGCCAGAGGAAGTGAGCACCCTTGCCAGAGAGTTAGAGGCGATTGAAGCCGTCAAGAAACCCGCGTCTCTCCCTGATTCTCGTCAAATTTATGCCAATGATCGGCATGTGACGACTTATACACCGGCAATGCTTCCCATCATCGATCAGATTTCCAAGATCGCAAAACATAATGTCACGTTGCTGCTTGTCGGCGAGACAGGAACCGGGAAAACGACATTGGCGTCAATGATTCACGAACTCTCGCCGCGAAATACGGAACCATTTCAAAACATTGCCTGCGGTGCGCTTCCCTCTGATTTAATTGAAAGCGAGCTTTTTGGGCACTTACGTGGTTCTTTCACAGGAGCAGAACGAAGTAAAATTGGCCGTTTCGAGGCGGCAGGAAAAGGAACTTTGCTCTTAGATGAAATTGATATCTTATCTGCTAAAGATCAGGCCAAACTTCTCAAAGTAATCGAAACAGGGCAGTTCGAGCCTGTCGGTTCAACCGAGTCGCGTAAGTCAGAAGCACGGCTGATTGTCGCTGCCAACGTAGAACTCGATGAATTAACACGAAAAAACAAATTTCGCTCTGACTTATATTATCGTTTGAATGTCCTGCAATTTCGATTACCGGCCCTCAGAGAACGCCCGAATGACATCATTCCACTTTCCCTGCAGTTTATCAAAGAATGCTGCGAGCAACACGCGGTTGGCATCAACAAAGTCCATCTCAAAGTACTGCGAATGCTCAAACAGTATCAATGGCCAGGCAACTTGAGGGAATTAAAAAACCAGATTCAACGAGCTGTCTTATTTTCAAATCACGGTGAGCTGACGACGGATGAATTTTCCCCTGAGATTCTTCAACAAACGATGTCACTGCCTGACAAGAGCCTCCATTCCGCACAGGAAAATAAAACCCTGGCCGATCAGGTTGCAATGAATGAAATGCACCTGTTGCAAAAATCATTGTCTGAAAACGGATATCGCAAGACAGCAACGGCAAAGGCACTGGGAATCAGCCGTGTAGGGCTTTACAAAAAGATGCGCAAGTACGGAATGCTTGAGCAAAAGAAACCGGCATCCCAAAACAAACTGCATGCAGAGAGTTAG
- a CDS encoding type II secretion system F family protein: MDSSSVALICFAAVTVSVLAVYLFFRDLSGAGQLKSGQFSKRPRLRRIRNVFDQEPSSSILGRIDQSFDRLVLENGSDFTPFSAFLLLLVCGLAIGGSIFVYSNQPIAGIAGMIGGMFAVLIILHFRRKRRMQMIQEELPEMIDLLARSTHAGASLEQAIAIVGEETKGPLSYEFRRCARQLDMNMSVPAVMKSLSNRIQLVDLKILTSTLMLYRKTGGNLPANLERMADVIRDRINYRRQMKASTGAGRASALLMTVVAPVAFVVLLVVFPDHVSNLYTDPVGNILLLTAIVLEVIGILWVSTLLRTEY; encoded by the coding sequence GTGGACAGTTCCTCGGTTGCATTGATTTGTTTTGCTGCAGTGACGGTATCGGTCCTGGCGGTCTATCTGTTTTTTCGTGATTTATCGGGCGCTGGTCAATTGAAGTCGGGGCAGTTTTCGAAACGTCCGCGTCTCAGAAGAATTCGAAATGTCTTTGACCAGGAACCGTCCAGCAGTATCCTGGGAAGAATCGATCAAAGTTTTGATCGGCTTGTGCTGGAGAATGGTTCTGATTTCACGCCATTTTCTGCATTTCTATTATTACTGGTCTGTGGTTTGGCCATTGGTGGCAGCATTTTTGTTTACTCAAATCAGCCTATCGCAGGTATTGCAGGCATGATTGGTGGAATGTTTGCTGTTTTGATCATTTTGCATTTTCGCAGAAAACGAAGAATGCAGATGATTCAGGAAGAGCTTCCAGAGATGATTGACCTGCTCGCGCGGTCAACACACGCCGGTGCCAGTCTGGAACAGGCGATTGCCATTGTGGGTGAAGAAACCAAAGGGCCTTTGAGTTATGAATTCAGACGCTGTGCCCGACAGTTGGACATGAATATGTCTGTGCCTGCTGTGATGAAGTCGCTTTCGAATCGGATTCAGCTGGTCGATCTCAAAATTCTGACATCGACATTGATGTTATATCGTAAAACTGGTGGTAACCTTCCTGCAAATCTGGAACGGATGGCAGATGTGATTCGCGATCGAATAAACTATCGCCGTCAAATGAAAGCTTCTACGGGAGCCGGTCGCGCATCAGCGCTCCTGATGACGGTGGTGGCTCCGGTTGCTTTTGTTGTGTTATTGGTCGTTTTCCCTGATCATGTTTCCAATTTATATACCGACCCTGTAGGAAATATTCTGTTGCTGACAGCCATTGTTCTGGAAGTCATCGGCATCCTGTGGGTTTCCACTTTATTGAGAACAGAATATTAA
- a CDS encoding endonuclease/exonuclease/phosphatase family protein yields MKSDQSTNSARTPSGASAQTSRAHSVRLRFWLLKPFILILSAGWVLALMIRLTVRDAEGLVPSLVFYLSPLILLSLGAASVFILSWYVRWHQIALVWLLLTLVSGSWCWNSQFQRHHTSSGILEGNPTELRVHFWNIGDRIWGMDRVLDELKAVDADLIGLVEAGADSEKMKLFWKESFPEHPYQFVKEGLVFLSRVPISSQSSGVLAKMGKYERFDLILPQSSQVKMSVYLVDIKSTILRSRKSALQELANRVSETDDRPLLVLGDFNTPSDSVHFKPVRRTLKNSFEVAGNGYMPTWPLPLPVLDLDGIWANQFIKVLSAENRWTWVSDHRPVVTQVEMESRPIDRGASVN; encoded by the coding sequence ATGAAGTCAGATCAGTCAACGAATTCGGCAAGGACACCATCGGGGGCTTCTGCTCAGACTTCGCGCGCTCATTCCGTCCGGCTGCGATTTTGGTTGCTAAAACCATTCATTTTGATTCTCTCGGCTGGTTGGGTTCTGGCGCTGATGATTCGTTTGACGGTGCGCGATGCAGAGGGATTAGTGCCATCATTGGTGTTTTATTTGTCTCCCCTCATTCTGTTGAGCCTGGGGGCTGCGTCTGTTTTTATTTTATCCTGGTATGTTCGCTGGCACCAAATTGCTCTGGTCTGGTTGTTGCTGACGCTGGTCAGCGGGAGTTGGTGCTGGAACTCTCAATTTCAAAGACACCACACGTCATCCGGCATTCTAGAAGGCAACCCAACTGAGCTCCGCGTTCATTTCTGGAATATTGGGGATCGAATCTGGGGAATGGATCGCGTTTTGGATGAGTTGAAAGCCGTTGATGCTGATCTGATTGGTCTGGTGGAAGCTGGAGCGGACTCAGAGAAAATGAAATTGTTCTGGAAAGAATCCTTTCCAGAACACCCTTATCAGTTCGTGAAGGAGGGACTCGTGTTTCTGTCGCGTGTTCCAATTTCGAGTCAGAGTTCAGGGGTACTTGCCAAAATGGGAAAGTATGAACGGTTCGATTTAATCTTGCCCCAATCGTCGCAAGTCAAGATGTCTGTTTATCTGGTCGACATCAAAAGTACCATTTTGCGATCCAGAAAATCAGCTCTGCAAGAACTGGCAAATCGAGTTTCAGAAACTGATGATCGTCCGCTTTTAGTTCTGGGTGACTTTAATACCCCCAGCGATTCCGTTCATTTTAAACCTGTACGAAGGACATTAAAAAATTCGTTTGAAGTTGCCGGCAATGGTTACATGCCTACCTGGCCTTTACCTCTGCCTGTCCTGGATCTGGATGGTATTTGGGCCAATCAATTTATAAAGGTTCTTTCTGCAGAGAACCGGTGGACCTGGGTCTCGGATCATCGTCCCGTCGTAACCCAGGTCGAAATGGAGTCGCGTCCCATCGACAGAGGGGCTTCCGTGAACTGA
- a CDS encoding PQQ-binding-like beta-propeller repeat protein, with protein MNWREIQVAPRTFTGSRTTQVRAAILLFALMINTSLATGQLPQISPRGSKSNSTSPVKVVPGNQETAKKGTTWTSFLGNRRNGISEETGLNLNWNVHRPAVLWRVPLGSGYSSIVVANGRIWTMATHLTNDYVVCFDADTGKKLWSTIAAPTYLDSQRQARGPRSTPTYDDGKLYCLLPAGDLLCLEANSGKIVWKKNIFDVSGAGQQEQKTIYYWGMSASPLIEGDLVILQPGGSNNNSVIALNKDTGKLVWSAGNDPPGYGSPIVIEAEDQRQIIVPTGQSILSLNPEQGSLLWRVVWGNKYNCNCATPVWNEESLFISSAYGTGAMRFALIRQNESLRPISQWKTLAMQNQFATSIIKDGYIYGPHGDLAAVTYRCLDLQRGKVQWMSRRVGKCTQIAVEDHIICLTEQGTLILIEANPTEYREKGKLTGLLGFKAWAHPALANGRLYLRDEKRMICLDLKKK; from the coding sequence ATGAACTGGCGTGAAATTCAAGTTGCCCCGCGTACTTTTACTGGCTCCCGTACAACACAAGTCAGAGCAGCAATTCTTCTGTTTGCCTTGATGATCAACACCAGTCTCGCCACTGGTCAGTTACCTCAGATTTCCCCACGCGGTTCAAAATCGAATTCCACTTCTCCAGTAAAAGTTGTGCCTGGAAATCAAGAGACCGCTAAGAAAGGTACTACCTGGACTTCGTTCCTGGGAAATCGCCGTAACGGAATTTCAGAAGAAACCGGTCTGAACTTGAACTGGAACGTACATCGGCCTGCTGTGCTCTGGCGCGTTCCACTAGGCAGCGGTTATTCTTCTATCGTGGTGGCTAACGGCCGAATCTGGACGATGGCAACCCACTTGACGAACGATTATGTCGTCTGCTTTGATGCGGATACAGGTAAGAAACTTTGGTCCACAATCGCTGCACCGACCTATCTGGATAGCCAGAGACAAGCACGTGGCCCCCGTTCTACTCCCACCTATGATGATGGAAAACTATATTGCCTCTTGCCAGCCGGGGACTTACTCTGCCTGGAAGCCAATTCCGGTAAAATCGTCTGGAAAAAGAATATTTTCGATGTGAGTGGTGCTGGACAACAGGAACAGAAAACCATTTACTACTGGGGCATGTCCGCCTCGCCTCTGATCGAAGGAGACCTGGTCATCCTTCAACCCGGCGGTTCCAATAACAACTCAGTGATTGCTCTGAATAAAGATACCGGAAAACTGGTCTGGTCTGCTGGAAATGATCCCCCCGGTTATGGCTCGCCAATTGTCATCGAAGCAGAAGATCAACGCCAAATCATTGTGCCGACCGGACAATCAATTCTCTCACTCAACCCGGAACAGGGAAGTCTGCTCTGGCGCGTGGTCTGGGGTAACAAATACAACTGCAATTGTGCCACTCCTGTCTGGAATGAGGAATCCCTGTTTATCTCTTCTGCTTATGGAACAGGCGCAATGCGGTTTGCCTTGATCCGTCAGAATGAAAGCCTGCGTCCGATCTCACAGTGGAAAACTCTGGCGATGCAGAACCAGTTTGCTACCAGCATCATCAAGGATGGTTATATCTATGGCCCGCACGGCGACCTGGCTGCAGTCACATACCGTTGCCTGGATTTGCAGCGCGGAAAGGTTCAGTGGATGTCCAGACGTGTTGGTAAATGCACGCAAATCGCTGTGGAAGACCATATCATCTGCCTGACAGAGCAGGGGACTCTGATCCTAATCGAAGCCAACCCTACTGAGTATCGCGAGAAAGGCAAGCTGACGGGATTACTCGGATTTAAAGCCTGGGCTCACCCAGCCCTGGCAAACGGGCGACTGTACCTGCGTGACGAAAAAAGAATGATCTGCCTTGATCTGAAAAAAAAATAG
- a CDS encoding Flp family type IVb pilin produces MLNKIRTKTQQWKKKVRGAVFVEYLLLLTIIGIGAIAGLTTLRSALINELMDLANAINAINS; encoded by the coding sequence GTGCTAAATAAAATCCGGACCAAAACTCAGCAATGGAAGAAAAAAGTCCGTGGTGCTGTATTTGTTGAATACCTGTTGTTACTTACGATCATCGGAATTGGTGCCATTGCTGGTTTGACAACACTTCGAAGTGCATTGATCAACGAGCTGATGGATCTGGCAAACGCAATTAACGCCATCAATTCGTAA
- a CDS encoding type II secretion system F family protein: MFVDIVSIATFLLVCLVFFLIGDAIAAGHRAGRKKRLDLSDPGAKNYSTSKVGVFSRAIAGVVPQTDEEIKKIELDLKRAGYYRSTALVEYLATRNLLIVLVLIGTGIGCVLADPGTNIPEIVLVVGLVVAGAGYGLPRMVLHNQANRRVHRIQKGLPDALDLVMMCLTGGVPLRTALQRVTEEVRFSHPDIAVEFEIIRRHADANSMADALKQFAKRIDAPDVNTLSLMISQTERLGTNVSTALIDFADGVRRKYRQRAEEHSSKTSIKLLFPVIFCMAPPIYILFFGPAVLELRNFLIREHRPGGILEPATFGDTISTTSETIRNSTNESAIQ, translated from the coding sequence ATGTTTGTTGATATTGTTTCCATTGCGACGTTTCTTTTAGTCTGCCTGGTATTCTTCCTGATTGGAGATGCCATTGCTGCAGGACACCGGGCTGGACGAAAGAAACGGCTCGATCTGAGCGATCCGGGGGCGAAGAACTATTCCACCTCAAAAGTAGGTGTGTTCAGTCGCGCGATCGCAGGCGTGGTTCCGCAAACGGATGAAGAAATTAAGAAAATTGAACTCGATCTCAAGCGGGCCGGTTATTACCGTTCCACAGCCCTGGTTGAATACCTGGCGACCCGAAATTTACTAATCGTTCTGGTACTCATCGGAACGGGCATTGGTTGTGTATTGGCAGATCCAGGAACCAATATTCCCGAGATCGTTCTCGTTGTCGGCTTAGTGGTTGCAGGTGCCGGATATGGTCTTCCCCGTATGGTGCTGCATAATCAAGCGAACCGCCGCGTTCATCGGATCCAAAAAGGATTACCCGATGCACTCGATCTGGTGATGATGTGTTTGACAGGCGGAGTCCCCTTGCGGACTGCATTGCAGCGTGTGACTGAGGAAGTCCGTTTCTCTCATCCGGATATTGCGGTTGAATTTGAAATCATACGTCGTCATGCGGACGCTAATTCGATGGCGGATGCATTGAAACAATTTGCCAAACGAATTGATGCTCCTGATGTGAATACGCTTTCGCTGATGATCTCTCAGACAGAGAGACTGGGGACGAATGTTTCAACAGCCTTGATCGATTTTGCAGATGGTGTTCGTCGAAAATATCGTCAACGTGCCGAGGAGCATTCAAGTAAGACAAGTATCAAATTGCTCTTCCCCGTGATTTTTTGCATGGCACCACCGATTTATATCCTCTTCTTCGGGCCTGCGGTTCTGGAGCTCCGTAACTTCCTGATTCGCGAACATCGTCCTGGTGGAATTCTTGAACCTGCTACATTTGGGGATACAATCAGCACCACATCTGAAACCATTCGAAATTCAACGAACGAGAGTGCGATTCAATAA
- a CDS encoding STAS domain-containing protein, whose translation MPADYPPEIVKEGQVTIVSLGPEYENLDEPRLDALTDVLLQVAETASPPIVVLDLSHTSFFGSAFIEVIFRMWNRLNHREGGKFCICGLSEYCTEVLEVTHLDQLWETYPNREEAIRSLNA comes from the coding sequence ATGCCTGCCGATTATCCACCTGAAATAGTCAAAGAGGGTCAGGTCACTATCGTGTCCCTGGGGCCAGAGTACGAAAATCTGGATGAACCCAGGCTCGATGCGTTGACGGATGTTCTATTACAGGTTGCCGAAACAGCATCCCCTCCCATCGTCGTACTGGACCTTTCCCATACTTCATTCTTTGGATCGGCTTTTATTGAAGTGATCTTCCGGATGTGGAATCGCCTGAATCATCGGGAAGGCGGTAAATTCTGTATTTGCGGTCTCAGTGAATATTGTACGGAAGTGCTTGAAGTGACCCATCTTGATCAACTGTGGGAAACTTATCCAAATCGAGAAGAAGCCATTCGGTCTCTGAACGCTTAA